From Desulfatiglans sp., the proteins below share one genomic window:
- a CDS encoding 4Fe-4S binding protein produces MKELVIISGKGGTGKTSMVSAIASLAENKVLCDADVDAADMHLIMAPEVKKSESFKAGCEAKIDKAKCIECGLCRELCRYDAISSDFIIDPVDCEGCGVCHYFCPEKAITFEQKTCGEWFISDTRHGPMVHARLGIAEENSGKLVTLVRKESKRIAEERGLDLIITDGAPGVGCPVIASIGGASAVLIVTEPTVSGVHDMKRVAELASFFRIPAMVCVNKYDLNKEKTEEIKVFAEAHDINYVGQIPFDPVFTRAMVDAKNIFEYAPDSDVCSEVTKIWKRVSERLDS; encoded by the coding sequence ATGAAAGAGCTTGTTATAATAAGCGGCAAGGGCGGAACAGGAAAGACAAGCATGGTCTCGGCCATTGCATCCCTTGCAGAAAATAAGGTCCTTTGTGACGCTGACGTTGATGCTGCTGACATGCACCTTATCATGGCACCCGAGGTAAAAAAATCCGAGTCCTTTAAGGCAGGATGTGAGGCTAAAATAGATAAGGCAAAATGTATTGAGTGCGGTCTTTGCAGGGAGCTTTGCAGATATGATGCCATAAGTTCTGATTTTATAATAGACCCTGTTGATTGCGAAGGGTGTGGGGTCTGCCATTATTTTTGCCCTGAAAAGGCCATTACCTTTGAGCAGAAGACTTGCGGTGAATGGTTTATATCTGATACGAGACACGGGCCTATGGTGCACGCGAGACTCGGGATTGCGGAGGAAAACTCCGGTAAACTTGTAACCCTTGTACGCAAGGAGTCAAAAAGAATAGCAGAGGAGAGGGGTTTAGACCTTATCATAACGGACGGCGCACCTGGCGTCGGCTGCCCGGTAATTGCATCCATTGGCGGTGCAAGCGCAGTGCTTATTGTTACAGAGCCGACTGTATCGGGTGTACATGATATGAAAAGGGTTGCGGAACTCGCCTCATTTTTCAGGATACCGGCAATGGTGTGTGTAAACAAATATGACCTGAACAAAGAAAAAACAGAGGAGATAAAGGTCTTTGCCGAGGCCCATGATATTAATTACGTGGGGCAAATACCATTTGACCCTGTTTTTACCAGGGCTATGGTGGATGCAAAAAATATTTTTGAATATGCGCCTGATTCGGATGTATGCTCTGAGGTAACAAAGATCTGGAAAAGGGTGAGTGAAAGGCTTGATAGCTGA
- a CDS encoding zinc ribbon domain-containing protein encodes MPIYDYLCNECGSEMEILMTRSDDSPVCTRCGSYKLTKRVSVPSSFSGNVSSGFPGVGDTSCCGSNPSQAGCAGPGSCCGKRFS; translated from the coding sequence ATGCCAATCTATGATTATTTATGTAATGAGTGCGGCAGTGAGATGGAAATACTGATGACAAGGTCTGACGATTCTCCCGTCTGCACCAGGTGCGGGAGTTACAAATTGACAAAAAGGGTCTCTGTGCCGTCATCCTTTTCAGGCAATGTATCATCAGGGTTTCCAGGCGTCGGTGACACAAGTTGCTGTGGTTCAAACCCGTCACAGGCCGGTTGTGCCGGACCTGGAAGCTGTTGCGGAAAGAGGTTTTCATGA
- a CDS encoding iron-sulfur cluster assembly scaffold protein yields the protein MADDSLKIVKEFDDPIYAELLKIYSHEAIERWIDPDNFGPIEDADAHASVNGRCGDRMEIYLKFDNEKVIKSNYMTDGCASSNICGSFAAAMALGKGPDEIIEITGEAVMERAGGLPEEDRHCAFLAAETLQAALDAYMKKQRQVKG from the coding sequence ATGGCGGATGATTCATTAAAAATTGTAAAAGAGTTTGATGACCCTATATATGCTGAATTGTTAAAGATCTATAGCCATGAGGCTATAGAGAGATGGATAGATCCTGATAATTTCGGGCCGATTGAAGATGCCGATGCCCATGCCTCGGTTAATGGCAGGTGCGGAGACAGGATGGAGATATATCTTAAATTTGATAATGAGAAGGTTATAAAATCCAACTATATGACTGACGGGTGTGCATCAAGTAATATATGCGGTTCGTTTGCGGCTGCAATGGCCCTTGGCAAAGGGCCTGATGAGATTATTGAGATAACTGGAGAGGCTGTTATGGAAAGGGCAGGAGGCTTACCGGAAGAGGACAGGCACTGCGCATTTCTGGCTGCTGAGACCCTTCAGGCAGCGCTGGATGCATACATGAAAAAACAGAGACAGGTAAAAGGATAA
- a CDS encoding P-loop NTPase: MIISIASGKGGTGKTTVATNLAISLSQMDVTLLDCDVEEPNAHLFLMPQMESKESVTTPVPQIDEGKCTLCGKCSEICQFKAIVRIADTMLTFTDLCHSCGGCMKVCPSGAISETGRELGVIEKGFKNGIKFIHGRLRVGEAMSPPLIKQVRKMAGNSGLTIIDAPPGTSCPVISAMKDTDFVILVTEPTPFGLNDLKLAVGAVKILGIPCGLIINRSDMGDDRVQGFAADEGIPILMEIPFDRKIAESYSKGELIVESIPEYKKKFIDLYDNILKIVAAGGTN, from the coding sequence GTGATAATCAGTATTGCTAGCGGAAAGGGCGGTACAGGCAAGACAACAGTTGCAACCAACCTGGCCATATCCCTTTCTCAAATGGACGTAACGCTTCTGGACTGTGATGTTGAAGAGCCCAATGCTCATCTCTTTTTAATGCCTCAAATGGAATCAAAAGAGAGTGTCACAACACCAGTGCCGCAGATAGATGAGGGAAAATGCACCCTGTGCGGAAAGTGCAGTGAGATATGCCAGTTCAAGGCTATTGTGCGCATAGCAGATACCATGCTTACATTTACTGACCTGTGCCACAGTTGCGGCGGATGCATGAAGGTATGTCCTTCCGGGGCCATTTCCGAAACAGGGAGAGAGCTTGGCGTCATTGAAAAGGGTTTTAAAAACGGGATAAAGTTTATACATGGCAGGTTAAGGGTCGGAGAGGCCATGTCACCTCCCCTGATAAAACAGGTCAGGAAGATGGCTGGGAACAGCGGTCTCACAATAATTGATGCCCCTCCAGGCACATCCTGCCCAGTTATATCTGCAATGAAGGATACCGATTTTGTAATCCTTGTAACAGAGCCCACACCATTCGGGCTTAATGACCTGAAACTCGCTGTGGGCGCAGTGAAAATACTGGGCATCCCCTGCGGTCTGATAATCAACAGGTCGGACATGGGCGATGACAGGGTGCAAGGGTTTGCCGCAGATGAAGGGATACCAATACTTATGGAGATCCCGTTTGACCGAAAGATAGCTGAATCATATTCAAAGGGTGAACTTATTGTGGAGAGCATCCCTGAGTATAAAAAGAAATTCATCGACCTGTACGATAATATTTTGAAAATTGTTGCTGCGGGGGGAACCAATTGA
- a CDS encoding dinitrogenase iron-molybdenum cofactor biosynthesis protein, producing the protein MKNGRIAVPSMDKGGLDGQRAGHFGHCDVFTLVDVKDGEIAQVTTINNRAHVQGGCMVPVNLLAEHNVNALVVGGIGMRPLMGFRQVGINVYHDATRPEIRPVVEDLIAGNLPEISDDQVCGGGGGAQ; encoded by the coding sequence ATGAAAAATGGAAGAATAGCAGTTCCATCTATGGACAAAGGCGGTCTTGACGGACAGAGGGCAGGACATTTCGGTCACTGCGACGTGTTCACACTTGTAGATGTAAAGGATGGAGAGATCGCACAGGTAACAACAATAAATAACAGGGCACATGTCCAGGGCGGGTGTATGGTTCCTGTAAACCTGCTTGCAGAACATAATGTGAATGCCCTTGTGGTAGGCGGAATTGGGATGAGGCCCCTTATGGGTTTCAGACAGGTAGGAATCAATGTATATCATGATGCTACAAGACCGGAGATAAGGCCTGTTGTTGAGGATTTGATTGCCGGGAACCTTCCGGAAATAAGTGATGATCAGGTCTGTGGCGGCGGCGGAGGTGCACAATAA
- a CDS encoding dinitrogenase iron-molybdenum cofactor biosynthesis protein, with product MKIAITSQGKDLDSQVDPRFGRAAYIIVVDSDNLEFQVIDNDANVNAMKGAGIQAASNVVNSGAQVLLTGHCGPNAFKALQAGKVKVANDATGAVKEAVKAYLDGKLPHAENADVEGHW from the coding sequence ATGAAGATAGCAATTACATCTCAGGGAAAAGATTTGGATTCACAGGTTGACCCCCGCTTCGGCAGGGCAGCATACATTATTGTTGTTGACTCCGATAACCTGGAATTTCAGGTTATTGACAATGACGCAAATGTAAACGCAATGAAAGGCGCTGGCATTCAGGCTGCAAGCAATGTGGTTAACAGCGGGGCGCAGGTGCTTTTGACAGGCCATTGCGGCCCCAATGCATTCAAGGCCCTGCAGGCAGGCAAGGTTAAAGTAGCCAATGATGCAACAGGGGCAGTAAAAGAAGCAGTAAAGGCCTACCTGGATGGGAAGCTGCCCCATGCTGAGAACGCTGATGTAGAGGGACACTGGTGA
- a CDS encoding response regulator, producing MLRLMLVSKNADSFSNFIAVLKENGSNEVLYSGSGEEALRIIKQKPFDLVIMDEDVADMSGLELARKLITVSPLTNCVAVSSLSEEDFHEASEGLGLMTHLPLNPGRAEAERLLKNLRQIKGLESGQG from the coding sequence ATGTTGAGATTAATGCTGGTTAGTAAAAATGCAGACTCTTTTTCTAATTTTATCGCTGTATTAAAAGAAAATGGCAGCAATGAAGTACTTTATTCAGGTTCGGGTGAAGAGGCCCTTCGGATAATCAAACAAAAGCCTTTTGATCTTGTAATCATGGATGAAGATGTTGCTGACATGTCAGGGCTTGAGCTTGCCAGGAAACTCATTACTGTGAGCCCACTTACCAACTGCGTGGCTGTTAGCAGCCTCTCAGAAGAGGATTTTCATGAGGCAAGCGAGGGGTTAGGGCTCATGACTCATCTGCCATTGAATCCTGGCAGGGCGGAAGCCGAAAGACTGCTCAAAAATCTGAGGCAGATCAAGGGTCTTGAATCAGGGCAAGGCTAA